The genomic stretch GGAAAACCGTTGTTTACGGCGGATTGAATACCAGCCTTAATAATATGCGGCTTATTAAACAAAGCAACGGGAATTATGTGGTGGCCACTGAAAGCGCCCGGGGTATTTTTATTTTTTCATCTGCCGGCGCTTTTCTTGATCGCAAGCTGGTGAATAATCCAATTACAGCCATTTCAAATACAGGGGACGGCAACCTGGCTGTTTTACAAACCGAGAGCGGAAATGGATTCCGCGCAGCCATCAGCAAAATTAAAATGGATGGAACCAGCCTTTGGTACGTGATACCTAATGGCCAGCAGCAAACGGCAACCGGCTGGTCCTGCTGCAACAACAGCTGGCCTGTTTCCATACAGCCCCTGCGAAATGGCGGTACGCTGGCTTTGATGCAGCGGGTCAATAACACAGCCAACTATAACTACTATTATGTCATGTCGTTTTTGCCGTTGCGTGAAAATGGTTCCCCCAAATAAACCTTCCAATGACCAAGAACAATTTCTACCTGTTTTCCCTTTGCCTGGCTTTAACAGCTGCACTGGTTGTTTCCTGTAATAAAGACGACGACAACCCTGGCGCCGGACAACCCAATCCTGCAGTTATCCAGGGCAGCGTATATGATGAGTACAATAAGGTATTGACCGGTGCACAGTTGATCCTCGAAGGAAATGGCTTAAAAAAGACGGTAATAGCCAGCAACGGCATATATAAATTCGATTCGTTACAGGGTGGAACGTATAATATCTCTGTCAGGAGAAGTGGGTATATTGAATTAACAGAGGCCATTACAGCTGCTTCCGGCGATTCACTAACCAAAAACTTTGCTTTAAAACCCGGGGCCGCTTATTTCAGCCTGGCATCAGACAGTACACTTGTTGTTCCAGCATATGCTAACAGTTTTAAAATTAGGGCATTCAGTAATTCAAGCTGGGTGGTGAATAGTGAGAACGACTGGCTGACACCGGAAAAATCTGGCACCAGCGGCGATGATTCAATTACCATACGGGTTGCAGAATCCTTACTGGATAACATGCGCGGGGGAAAACTGACCATGCGGAGTATAATACTCCCCTGATTTAAGACCACCAGGCTGGATATTTAAGTTATAAATCAAGCAGCTTGCTGCAAAGATCTTTGATATCGTTCATTGGGTGTTTCACAGGTGGTATGATGAATTTTGTCATGATAGTAGCCGATATGGTTTTGAACTCCTTCTAACAGTTCAAAACCATCTTCGGCGGGATTTAAGTAGACATAATCGTATTTCAAGGATTTCCAGAAACGTTCAATCCACACATTATCGAGGGCTCTCCCTTTCCCATCCATAGATGCAAGTATTTGTTCCCCCTCGAGATACTGTGTCCATACGGCACTGGTATATTGACAACCCTGATCAGAATTGATGATCTCTGGCTTGCCATGTTGGAGTATTGCGTCTTGCAGTACTTCTTTACACCAGGTGGCTGCTAAAGAGTTACTGATGCCCCATCCAACAATCCGGCGGCTGTATATATCCATGATCGCCGTCAGATACATAAATCCTGTACGCATTGGGATATAAGTGATGTCGGTCGACCAAACTTGATTGGCACGGGTAATCTTCATCCCTTTGAGCAAATACGGTTTTATAAACTGCTTCAATCCTTGCTTCGTCAGATTCTTTCGGCGGTAAATAGTCTGGCGTCCCATTATTTTCAACAAGCGCCTGATCCGCTTGGGGCCAACCTGGTAGCCTTTGTTGCGAAAATAGTAAACCAGCGATACTACACCTTCCGTTGGATGCATAGTCAGGTGCTTATCCATGATCTCCATCATCTTAATGTTCTCCGGCTTCTCTCCAATAGGTTTATAATACAGTGTACTGCGGTTTACTGTAAGCAATTCACACTGCCGGCGAACAGATATTTGCTTGGTACGTGGATTGACAAGGCTGGCCCGATCGGCTACCCCCCAAGTTTCTTGAAGCTTTTTTTTAAGAACTCATTCTCTACCTTGAGCTGCCCGATTTGGGCATATAACTCCTGGGTATCTACGGAGGGCTCCTCTGTCTTATCAGGCTTTTCAAAGGCCGCACTCATATTAGCCAAGAATTCGGCCTTCCAGCGTGCGATAATAACCTGGTTCACCTCGTATTTTGTGGCCAGCTCTGCGAGCGTAACCTGCCCCTTAATTGCTTCCAGAGCCACTTTGGCTTTGAAGGAAGGACTGAATTTTCTTCGTGTTTGCTTTTTCATTCGAGCTTGTTAAATTACTGAATATTTTTAACTAAGCCCGTGGTCCGATTTTAAGGGAGTATTATAGAGCGGCAGCATTGTAAAAAGCATAACAGTTAACCAGCTTCCCGAAGTAAGATTGAAAGAGGTAATACCCATCCCGGGTAACAATGCAATATCTATAAAAGATTCTGTGGCGTTGCTGTTCAATCAACCTGTAACGGTTACTTCTCTGATCCCCGGTTATACCTATTGCCAGTCAGAGATAAGATACACCTATGCTGGCAATAAGATTTCCTTCAGCTACGCCTGCGCTGCCATTGGAGGCGACTATCCGTTTACCATCACTACCATCAATAGCAGGGGAGACCAGTATACCTTTACTTTCAAGGTGGATTTTTACGCAAAAGCCATCGATATTACCGGAGGGATCAGAAGCTATTTTGTGAACGATGCTGATAATTCCTATTGGGTGGCTACAGATCATCCCAATGCCCTGTATAAGATTGACATGACAAGCATGGAAGTGCTGCACAGGTACTCACTGGATGGAGAAGTTAGCGTTTTCACCATTAATCCCTACAATAACAAGATCTATCTGGCCTACCGCAACGTAGCGAAATTATATGTCATCAACCAGGATGGCGCTACCGACCAGGTCATTGATATGGTTCATGATGCCAGCCGTCAACTATTTGAATATGGATACGGCCATTATGTGAATCCTGTAAAGCTCTGCTTTACCAAAAGCGGCAAAGGCATGATATGGCTGGCCAATAATTATACAAATTATTACTGGTTCATAGACGCCGCCGATAACCACCGGATCTGGTACACAGGCCTTCCTGGTAATTATTCAACCTATGAAATGGCCAGAGCAAATTATGATCAATCAAAATTGATCCTTACCTGTTCGGCCCAAAGCCCAGAGATTGGCATTTTTAACCCGCAGACCATGACTTTCAGCAGTTACCGTCCTACCACTGCCAGTGGCGGCCAGGGAGTAAACGTTATTCCAAGCAGAAAGAATGGATATGTGTATTCACATGAATTATACAGGCAACAGATCGTTGATCCGGAAACCGGTTATGAGTCTGCTGAATACCGAAGGGGCCTGGCATCCTATGCCAGTGTGGATTTCTGCTATAGCCCCGGAAAGGAAAAATTTGTGTATTTTACCATGGATGGAAAAATAGAATTCATCAATTACAGTACGGCCAATGTTTCATCACCTGTGGTGTATGATGCATTGTATTACATGTCAGGGCTTACCTCCACCTTAAATGGCAGGTTTCTGATCATGAGCCGGCACGATGGAAATTATAATTCAAAAGTATTCCAGATACCAGCAGCATGGTTCGACTAATTAACAGCAGCACTTTTACTTCCTCAAGGCCCTGATCCTTTTGTTGGGGTGTTATCGCGGTAAAGCTACCTGCCCAGCGCAGGACTTTGCCGTCTCATAACTCATACAACTCAATCGGCAATCCATCCGGGTCAGCAAAAAAGGTGAACCGTTTCCCGGTGAATTCATCAATCCGGATAGGTTCTACCAGCACCTCATGCGTTTGCAGCCATTGAACGCCGGTTTCAATATTGTCTACCCCAAAAGCAATATGGCGGAGGCCGGTAGCTTCCGGCCTGGAGGGTCTTGCAGGTGGGTCGGGAAAAGAAAAAAGCTCTACCAGGTACTGACCATTCAGGGAAAGGTCAAGTTTATAGGATTGTCTTTCCGCACGATATACTTCAGCATCTACCCGGAACCCAAGGACCTCCGTATAGAACTTTTTAGACTGCTCGTAATCACTGCAAATAATGGCTATATGATGTAAACTGGTGAAAAGGGACATATCGTAAAGCTTCAATGATCCCGTAAAGCTACAGTAAATCAGTGTAAAGACTGGTGTGTCAATGCGGCCACAGATCAGGCACGTAATAACAGCCAGGCAGTCTGACACCGCGGGCTAACTGATGCCTGCTACACGATTGAAAGGATAGAGGTCGGGGGCACCGAACAAGGGCAATTGGTTGTCCGGCAGGCTATCCGTGGTTTGAGCAGTAAAGGATACTGCCCGGCCTGATCGGGGAGGATTGACCGGGGGCCGGCAGACCCGCCTGCCGCACAAAAAATACCCGGACAGCCAGCCCACTATTCCGCAAAATCCGCCCAGGTTCTGCATTGCAGTACTGCCAAAAATCAATAATTTCACCCTTCAGCAACCTTAACAACCAATGCGCCGGATACTACTCCTTTTACTGCTGTCCACGACAGCCTGCTTTTCTGTGTATGCACAGGATGAGGAGGATCCGATACCCGGGATGCTCAGGCAGCTGGCCCAAAGCAAGGCAGATACCAACCGGATCAATCTACTGTATGAAATACAGACCGCCTACCTGGACGTTGACAATGATTCCGCCCTCTATTATAACAAACAGTGCGAAAGCCTGATCAATGAACTAAAAGCAGCGCAGTTCCGGCACCGCTGCTACCATGAGTTTGTCCGCATCTACCACGCCATGTTTAACTACGATCAGGCGATGATCTACTGCGTCAAAGCTTTGGAAGTAGCCCATAAAGACAACAATACTTTCCAGCAGGCCACTTCTTACCGCGCTTTGTTCAACCTGTATTATAACCTCGGCAAAGACGACTCCGCCATCAAGTACGGCCAGTATGCGATAAGGCTCTCAGAACAGATCGGTGATTCCGCCAATGTATCGATAGCCTATGGCAATATCTGCCGCATTTATTCAGACCTGGGCCAGTATGACCAGGCCATTGAATACGGGAAGAAGGGCGTTGCATACGGAGAACGGTACAAGGACTACAAAGGCATGCTCATTTCCATGAACAACCTGGGATCCTGCTACCTGCGCCTTTCCCGGAATGCAGAAGCCATCGAGATCTTCAACAAGCAGTTTGAAATAGGGGAGAAAGTCAAAAGAAGCCGGTCTGTACTGAATGCACTGCTTAACCTAGGCATTATTTACCATGACATAGCCGACAAGGAAAACCTGGCCAAGATCGCTGTCCGTATGAGAGCGCTGGAACCCAGCTTTGACACGGCCGACCATAGCGGCATCAGCCATCGCCACATTATCTATGGGTACGACCACCTCCTGCAAAGCAGGTTCCCCCAGGCCGAGCAGGAACTGCTTACCGGCCTGACCATTGCAGAGAAAGACAGCATTGAGTCCGCTATGCTGAAAGCCTACCTGGGACTGGCATCGCTTAAATATGCGCAGCACGATTTCAAGGCGGGCAGCGAATATGAAACGCTCTGGGACACGCTGACCTACCACCAGCAGGCACAGCAGCTGGCAGAATACAGCCTGGACCTGGAAAAAAAATATGAAACGGAGAAAAAAGATACCCAGCTAAAACTCCAGCAGGCTGCTATCCGGCAGAAGGATATGCTGAACTATTTCCTGATCGCCAGCGCCCTTGCCCTGCTGGTCATTATCCTGCTCTCATACCGCAATTACCGGCATAAACAGAAGCTGCAGCAGCAACGTATCACTGAACTGGAAAAGGAACAGCAGCTGATGGCCACCGAAGCCGTACTGAAAGGGGAGGAGCAGGAACGGACGCGACTGGCTAAGGACCTGCACGACGGGCTGGGTGGCATGCTCAGCAGTATAAAATACTCCCTCAACAGTATGAAGAGCAACCTGGCCATGAGCCCGGCCATTGCCCAGGGCTTTGACCGCAGCATGGATATGCTGGACAGCTCTATCCATGAAATGCGGCGCGTAGCGCATAACATGATGCCGGAGGCCCTCGTTAAGTTCGGGCTGGATGCCGCCCTGCGGGATTTTTGTAATGATATCAACCAGAGTGGCGCCCTGAAAGTAAGCTACCAGTCCTATGGACTGGAGGATCATGCTATAGACCAGAGTACAGCCATTACTATTTACCGCATTGTTCAGGAACTGCTCAACAATACCCTCAAACACGCTGCCGCACAGCAGGCCATT from Candidatus Pseudobacter hemicellulosilyticus encodes the following:
- a CDS encoding carboxypeptidase regulatory-like domain-containing protein; its protein translation is MTKNNFYLFSLCLALTAALVVSCNKDDDNPGAGQPNPAVIQGSVYDEYNKVLTGAQLILEGNGLKKTVIASNGIYKFDSLQGGTYNISVRRSGYIELTEAITAASGDSLTKNFALKPGAAYFSLASDSTLVVPAYANSFKIRAFSNSSWVVNSENDWLTPEKSGTSGDDSITIRVAESLLDNMRGGKLTMRSIILP
- a CDS encoding IS3 family transposase produces the protein MSVRRQCELLTVNRSTLYYKPIGEKPENIKMMEIMDKHLTMHPTEGVVSLVYYFRNKGYQVGPKRIRRLLKIMGRQTIYRRKNLTKQGLKQFIKPYLLKGMKITRANQVWSTDITYIPMRTGFMYLTAIMDIYSRRIVGWGISNSLAATWCKEVLQDAILQHGKPEIINSDQGCQYTSAVWTQYLEGEQILASMDGKGRALDNVWIERFWKSLKYDYVYLNPAEDGFELLEGVQNHIGYYHDKIHHTTCETPNERYQRSLQQAA
- a CDS encoding transposase; translated protein: MKKQTRRKFSPSFKAKVALEAIKGQVTLAELATKYEVNQVIIARWKAEFLANMSAAFEKPDKTEEPSVDTQELYAQIGQLKVENEFLKKSFKKLGG
- a CDS encoding VOC family protein — protein: MSLFTSLHHIAIICSDYEQSKKFYTEVLGFRVDAEVYRAERQSYKLDLSLNGQYLVELFSFPDPPARPSRPEATGLRHIAFGVDNIETGVQWLQTHEVLVEPIRIDEFTGKRFTFFADPDGLPIELYEL
- a CDS encoding sensor histidine kinase, which codes for MRRILLLLLLSTTACFSVYAQDEEDPIPGMLRQLAQSKADTNRINLLYEIQTAYLDVDNDSALYYNKQCESLINELKAAQFRHRCYHEFVRIYHAMFNYDQAMIYCVKALEVAHKDNNTFQQATSYRALFNLYYNLGKDDSAIKYGQYAIRLSEQIGDSANVSIAYGNICRIYSDLGQYDQAIEYGKKGVAYGERYKDYKGMLISMNNLGSCYLRLSRNAEAIEIFNKQFEIGEKVKRSRSVLNALLNLGIIYHDIADKENLAKIAVRMRALEPSFDTADHSGISHRHIIYGYDHLLQSRFPQAEQELLTGLTIAEKDSIESAMLKAYLGLASLKYAQHDFKAGSEYETLWDTLTYHQQAQQLAEYSLDLEKKYETEKKDTQLKLQQAAIRQKDMLNYFLIASALALLVIILLSYRNYRHKQKLQQQRITELEKEQQLMATEAVLKGEEQERTRLAKDLHDGLGGMLSSIKYSLNSMKSNLAMSPAIAQGFDRSMDMLDSSIHEMRRVAHNMMPEALVKFGLDAALRDFCNDINQSGALKVSYQSYGLEDHAIDQSTAITIYRIVQELLNNTLKHAAAQQAIVQVSRSGEDISITVEDDGRGFSPIVLKDARGIGWSNIQSRVEYLKGRLDVQSAPGKGTSVLIELKA